A DNA window from Hordeum vulgare subsp. vulgare chromosome 1H, MorexV3_pseudomolecules_assembly, whole genome shotgun sequence contains the following coding sequences:
- the LOC123448787 gene encoding tubulin alpha-2 chain gives MRECISIHIGQAGIQVGNACWELYCLEHGIQPDGQMPGDKTVGGGDDAFNTFFSETGAGKHVPRAVFVDLEPTVIDEVRTGAYRQLFHPEQLISGKEDAANNFARGHYTIGKEIVDLCLDRIRKLSDNCTGLQGFLVFNAVGGGTGSGLGSLLLERLSVDYGKKSKLGFTVYPSPQVSTSVVEPYNSVLSTHSLLEHTDVSILLDNEAIYDICRRSLDIERPTYTNLNRLVSQVISSLTASLRFDGALNVDVNEFQTNLVPYPRIHFMLSSYAPVISAEKAYHEQLSVAEITNSAFEPSSMMAKCDPRHGKYMACCLMYRGDVVPKDVNAAVATIKTKRTIQFVDWCPTGFKCGINYQPPGVVPGGDLAKVQRAVCMISNSTSVVEVFSRIDHKFDLMYAKRAFVHWYVGEGMEEGEFSEAREDLAALEKDYEEVGAEFDDGEDGDEGDEY, from the exons CCTGATGGTCAGATGCCCGGTGACAAGACCGTTGGGGGAGGTGATGATGCTTTCAACACCTTCTTCAGCGAGACTGGTGCTGGGAAGCACGTCCCCCGTGCAGTCTTTGTTGATCTTGAGCCTACTGTGATTGATGAGGTGAGGACTGGTGCTTACCGCCAGCTCTTCCACCCTGAGCAGCTTATCAGTGGCAAGGAGGATGCAGCCAACAACTTCGCCCGTGGTCATTACACCA TTGGCAAGGAGATTGTTGATCTGTGCCTTGACCGTATCAGGAAGCTGTCCGACAACTGCACTGGTCTCCAGGGCTTCCTTGTCTTCAATGCTGTTGGAGGTGGAACTGGCTCTGGCCTTGGTTCTCTTCTCCTAGAGCGTCTCTCTGTTGACTATGGAAAGAAGTCCAAGCTTGGGTTCACAGTGTACCCATCTCCCCAGGTGTCCACCTCTGTTGTTGAGCCATACAACAGTGTCCTGTCCACCCACTCCCTCCTTGAGCACACCGATGTCTCTATCCTGCTTGACAATGAGGCCATCTATGACATCTGCCGCCGCTCCCTTGACATTGAGCGCCCAACATACACCAACCTCAACAGGCTTGTTTCTCAG GTCATATCATCACTGACTGCTTCCCTGAGGTTTGACGGTGCTCTGAATGTTGATGTGAATGAGTTCCAAACCAACCTGGTGCCCTACCCAAGGATCCACTTCATGCTTTCCTCCTATGCCCCAGTGATATCAGCAGAGAAGGCTTACCATGAGCAGCTGTCTGTTGCCGAGATCACCAACAGTGCATTCGAGCCTTCCTCCATGATGGCCAAGTGTGACCCCCGCCATGGCAAGTACATGGCCTGCTGTCTCATGTACCGTGGGGATGTCGTGCCCAAGGACGTCAACGCTGCTGTGGCCACCATCAAGACCAAGCGCACTATCCAGTTTGTTGACTGGTGCCCCACTGGCTTCAAGTGCGGTATCAACTACCAGCCACCTGGTGTCGTCCCAGGGGGCGACCTTGCCAAGGTCCAGAGGGCTGTGTGCATGATCTCCAACTCCACCAGTGTTGTTGAGGTCTTCTCCCGCATCGACCACAAGTTTGACCTGATGTACGCCAAGCGTGCCTTTGTCCACTGGTATGTGGGTGAGGGTATGGAGGAGGGAGAGTTCTCTGAGGCCCGTGAGGACcttgctgccctggagaaggactATGAAGAAGTTGGTGCTGAGTTCGACGATGGTGAGGATGGTGACGAGGGTGATGAGTACTAG